From Terriglobia bacterium, the proteins below share one genomic window:
- a CDS encoding PEP-CTERM sorting domain-containing protein, translating to MLLLLLVSLAAALHADTVNLKLVNTLPNNNSGGVYTYPYNFSVNGSPALIALLCDDYNHEVQLGESWYANVNTLAGAATGAGQFSATAYYQAGWLFQQLVNNAPYASPNSINWAIWKTTSPTLVVPSSVMGSVSTQGSVAWWLAQVPTTIDPNALSNIVVYTWDGNTTTIVNGPGGPPQEYLGTVPEPASALLMFTGCGFLFLRLRKSVGQREP from the coding sequence TTGCTCCTCTTGCTGTTGGTTTCGCTTGCAGCCGCCCTGCATGCGGATACTGTAAACCTCAAGCTCGTCAACACCCTGCCCAACAACAACTCCGGCGGCGTGTACACTTATCCCTATAACTTCTCCGTCAATGGCTCACCGGCGCTGATTGCGTTGCTTTGCGATGATTACAACCACGAAGTCCAGTTGGGAGAGAGTTGGTACGCCAACGTCAACACCTTGGCGGGCGCGGCGACTGGCGCAGGTCAATTCAGTGCCACTGCTTACTACCAAGCGGGATGGCTCTTCCAGCAGCTTGTGAACAATGCCCCCTACGCATCGCCGAACTCCATCAACTGGGCCATCTGGAAAACCACCTCGCCTACCCTCGTTGTGCCATCCTCGGTGATGGGCAGTGTCTCGACCCAGGGCAGCGTAGCGTGGTGGCTTGCCCAGGTTCCCACCACCATCGATCCCAACGCGCTCAGCAACATCGTGGTGTACACCTGGGACGGTAATACGACGACGATCGTGAACGGGCCAGGCGGCCCGCCGCAGGAGTATCTTGGAACCGTTCCCGAGCCCGCGAGCGCGCTCCTGATGTTTACCGGCTGTGGCTTCCTCTTCCTTCGCCTGCGCAAGTCCGTCGGACAGCGCGAACCGTAA